Part of the Ignavibacterium album JCM 16511 genome, TCGTTGGATTATGAGTTCTGCCATATTCAAATCCAGTACTTTTGCCAAGCTCGGATTGTGCATAAGTAGATGTTTGATAAATCGGAGTAATAACAGCTCCTGTTATTGGTTCAGGAATTTGTCCTGCATGAATAGCGTCGGTTGAAAAGCCCATTAGTTTAATCTTTCCTTTAATTGTTGAATATCATCAGTTAGAATATTGAATATCGAATTATGAATGTCGAATATCGAATGTCGAATTTTTCTCTAATTATTTTTATCCTTTTTTGTATTCTTATTTGCTGTATCGATACTTTTAACAAAAATTGAAATAAGTTCATTGCATTCAGTAATTCCTTTATCAACTAATTCTATATCATTTATCAAAGGTACTCTTTTTATAATTTTCAAAGCCACTCGTGTTTCTCTTAACTCCTTCAACAAAATTTTAAACTTATGAATAAAATCACTTAATGATTCGGCACTTTGAGCTTCGCCATAATTTAATGAAGGCGAAGTCCCTGAACGAACTATTTGTCCTGCAATGTGATTTCCTGCTCGTGAATTTTTTAAATTTTCGGCAATTTTAATTATTAACACTGCGAATTCTATTAATCTATCTTCCAGATCATATTTTTTATTTGTGTTTTTGTTCATAGCTCATTCATTAAACTAATTCAATATTCGAAATTCAATATTCGTCATTCGATATTTAAGAGAATAATTAATTTGAAGACTTCTTTGTTCAATATATGATATACAAAGAAAATTTTTTTACACACTCAGATTAATCAAATCATATCTTGTAATTATATCTGTAATCAATCCAAAGTCGCTGACAAGAATTGCTGAATTTTCTTTAAGATATTTTTTTACATCTGAAATTTCAGTTTTTGCATCAATCACAGGAAGAGATTCTTCCATAAGGTCTTTAACCTTTGCATTGTATAAAGTGGGATCATCAACAAGTTTTGCGAGAAGTTTATTTTCTCTGATACAACCAACTGATTGTCGTCCTCTCAGTACAGGTATATTTGAATAACCAGTTCTGCTGATTAACTCAAGTACATCCTTAATTGAATCGTTTTCTTTGACTGAAACAATTTCTTCAAAACCTTTTTGTTTTTTAAGATCAGATAAATCTCTGAGTACTCTGATTTCAGGATCAAGCATTCTGTTTTGTCTCAGCCATTCTTCATTGTGCATCTTAGATAAATATCTTTCACCGGTATCGCAAACAATAAAAACAATAACATCATCTTCCGAACAATCTTTTGCAACCTGTAAAGCTACATTAACAATTGCACCTGTACTGCCACCACAAAAAATTCCTTCCTCAAGCGTTAATTTTCTTGCAGCAGCAAAAGATTCCTTATCACTTATATTATAAATTTTATCAATGTACTGAAAATGAACATTCGCAGGTAAACAATCCTGACCAATACCTTCAACAAGATAAGGAGTTCCTTTAATCAACTCACCTGTTTCTTTGTAATGTTTGAAAATCGAACCAAGCGGATCAGCAGCTATAACTTGTATGTTTGGATTTTTTTCTTTCAGAAATCTGCCTGTGCCGCTAATTGTTCCACCAGTGCCAATGCTTGAAATGAAATGAGTAATCTTTCCATCAGTCTGACGCCATAATTCCGGACCTGTCGTTCTGTAGTGCATTTCAGGATTCGATGGATTTGAATATTGATAAGCAAAAAAAGAATTGGGAATTTCTTTATGAAGTCGTTTTGCTACATTAACATAGTATTCAGGATCATCGGGATCAACGAATCTTGATACTACAATAACTTCGGCACCTAAAGCTTTTAGATAATTAATTTTTTCCTGACTAACTTTATCCGTAACAACGAATATACATTTGTATCCTTTAACTGCCGCAGTGAGTGCAAGACCAATTCCAGTATTACCACTTGTTGCTTCTATTATTGTTCCGCCCGGTTTTAATTCACCTCGCTTCTCAGCATCTTCAATCATTGCAAGTCCGATTCGGTCTTTAACGCTTCCACCCGGATTAGCTGACTCTAGTTTAGCAAATATTTTTGGCTTAAGACCTTTGTTAATCTTATTAAGTTTAATTAGTGGTGTATTACCAATCTGTTCTAATATATTGTTTTTAAATTCCACAGTATTTCTCTTTTAAAAAATTGTGTTGCAATTTAACATAATGGTTCTTTATGATGAAAGTAAATAAATATTTCTCATAACTTTTTATTTATACACTATCGAAAAAAAAGACTGTCAAAGTGAATTTATTCCATTGGCTTTTGAAAATGTTGAAGAAGAATTTATTGACTAGTTATGTTTGAATTTCATTTGATTGATGTGAACAATTGTAATGAATATTTTTGTCAGTGAAAAAAATTATTTTCACCGGTGAATTTTATTTTATGAGAATCAAATTAATTTTAATCCCTTTGTTTTTACTTCTTTCCTGTTCTGATAAATCCAGCCAACAACTGCAAACCTCTCCGAATAATGAATCTGTTATAAAATACTATGGTTACATAAATCGAATTTTTGAAAGAGATTCTCTAAAGTTCATTGAAGTTGATTTGGTTAAGATATTAACAGGAGATTCGGCAATTGTTGAAGCGAAGAATCTTGGAAAAGCAGAGTATGAAATTACAAACAAGGGAGACACTATCTGGTTTGATCCGAATGATTATTTCATTTATAATTTTAAGAAAGATTCTCTTCAATTTCAGTTGGATGTTGATTGCAGAATTATAATCTGGTTATCTGACCAAACAACTGATTTTAAGTTAACCCAGAGACAAGTAGAAGACAGTGATTCACTTAGATATTTCTTACAACCGAATAAAGTTTTTGAAATATTTTTCTCCAGAAACAAAATTGATTCATTAAAAGAGTTTTGGACTCCTTAAGAATAATTTCCTATCAGGAAAAATTTACAAATCAGAAAAAATTTTTTACCTGAAACTATTTTCTATACAGGATTTTTTCTAATTCAGAATTCTAACCCCTTCAAAATTTTGCAGAATTTAATTTTTTTTTATTTTTAACAAGTTTTTTAGCAATTATTGGTTTGGAACAATGATTGTTTATTACTAATCCACTAACTAATCCGTATAATATTTTTAACCAATTAAAACTTTGAGGAGTATTTCTTATGAGCAATGTGGAATCAATTCTTAATTGGTTCTTAAAGAATTTCAAAACTAATCTGACTATCATTCTAATTCTTATTTCAACTTACGAAATTTCCGCTCAGTCAGTTATTGTGAATTTACAATCTCCTCCACCCTATCAGATGAAGATAGAAGATATGTGGAATCTTGTAATAATTAACCGCGATAAAGAAAGACAAGTTTATCTTCAAGGAACTGCAATTGAATTAAATTCAGGATTAATTGTTGATGTCAGCACTTCTGTTTTTACAATTCCCTTAGGAAGTAAAAGAATTCGTGCCGGCGATGTTGGTACAATTACAATTAATGAAAAGAACAGTAATTATCAATCTGTTATAAACCGTTTATCAGCACTTCCAAATGGTTCTTATGAAATTTGTGTTGAAGTAATTGATGCGAATGCTAATTCAGTGTTGGGAGTTTCCTGTGTAACTCAGGATGTATTGAATCTTTCTCAGGTAACTTTAATGTATCCTGAAGATCAGGCAATATTAATGAATTATGATAATGAAGATGATTCAACAGAAATGAATCAAAGCGGAAATGATTCAACAATAAATACCGGGCAAAATTTAAGAGGTATCGAAAAGAAAGATATTAGAAGAGGAATGGTTATTGCAAAACCAGGTTCGATTACTCCGCATAATAGACTCGCAAACAGCTCAATGGTCTTCAGCTGGTTACCACCAACTCCTGTTCCTCAGAATACAATAATTTCATACAGAATAAAAATTGTTGAAATGTATGAGAATCAATCGCCATATGATGCAATGCAATCAAATCCATTTTTCTTCTCCGCATCAGGAATATTTAGTACAAGTTTTGTTTATCCTGTTGCGGCAAGAGAGTTTAATCCGGAGAGGACTTATGCATGGCAAGTTGAAGCTTATTCAGATGGCGCATTATTAGCTTCAAGTGAAATTTATACTTTCGCTTTCAAACCAAATAATCAAAGACAGAGGTCTCTTAATGATGCGAAAAGAAGTTCGCTAAATATCATAAGAGCATCAAACACAATAATTGATAATTTGCCTGAAGGATTAAGGTCATCATCTTTAAATATCTTAACTAATAATTCATTAAGCTTCAGAAATGGAAACTTATTAGGAACAAATAATCTTTTCAGCATTCCAAACTTGTTAGGCAGTTTACTAAGTAATTCAGAGACCAAAGCAGTAAGCTTTGCATTCGAAGGAGAATTATCCGGTGAAACAGCAAGCAGAAAAGGAAGTGGTTCAGACCGAAAGCCATCTTACGGATATGTAAGATTAACCCCATCAGTGAGTCTTTACGGAATTCCATTTGGGTTGAATTTACTTCTTTCGTCTGAAAATTCTTCGGGAAGACAGAATATCAATTCAGCTTCCTTCTTTTACAGTGTTGATGCAGCCAAAGAAGTTATTGAAAACAAAATCGAAGAAGAAGGGGAGGAAAATGTTCCCGGTTTGATGAAGTTTTTCTCTTACTTCAATTCATTTGGTATCGGAACTAATTATCCTTCGTACACACCATTTACAATGCAAGGGGCACCTGTATCAGGATTAAGTTTTGAATTTAATCCGGGATGGTTTTATCTGGCAACTGCATTACAGCAAAATCAGAAACCGATAGATAATGTTTCATTCAGAAGAGATTTATATGCCGGAAGAATAGGCGTTGGAAAGAAAGATGATTCACATCTATTCTTTACTGGTATTTATTCTAAAGATAAATCGGGTTCAATTGTTGTTGATTCATCAAACCGATTATTAACTCCGAATACAAATTATGTTTTTGGAATTGACTCACGGTTAAATTTATTCGAAGATAAATTGTCTTTGGAAGGTGAAATTTCAGGTGCGATGCTAACACGGGATAATCGTGATCCTGATTTGGTAAATGAAGACATTCCACAGTTTGTCAGAAATATTTTTCAACCGAAAGTCTCAAGTCAGGTTGACTATGCTTACTCACTGAAAAGTATTTTTAATAACAGTGAATCAAATACAAAAATTTCTGCAGGAGTAAAAATGATTGGTCCTGGTTACAAAACACACGGAAATCCGGCATTGAGAAATGACAGATTTGAAGTCGAAGGAAAAGTTGAGCAGAAATTTGTTCAGAGACAGATCTCAGTTGCAGCATCAATGAAATATTATCGTGATAATCTGATTAACTCAAAATTGTTCACAACTACAACACTGGCTCCCGGCTTGCAGTTAGGTCTCAGATTTAAAAATTATCCTTCGCTTACATTAGGATATAACCCAAACTTCTTATCAAATGATGCAAATGATCCATCGAAAAAAATTGACTTCAAGAATCACTTATTCACTGCAGCAACTGGTTACAATTTCAAACTTAGCAGTGATATGAATCTGGCTTCCAATCTTTTTTACATGTTTAATAAATCAAAATCGCTCGATAGCTTAAGTGGTTACACACTCAATAGTTTTTCATTATCCGAAAATCTTTCATTTAAATCACCATTGGTTATTGGTGCTGCCTTTGGAATGAATTTCATGGATTTTGCAGGTATCTCAAGCACGATAACAAACCTTGATGGAAATGTCGGTTATACATTCTTCGAACAATGGAATAATGTATTTGGCATTTCATATTCAATTGAGAAAGACAGAAGTAACCGAGTAGGATTTTATCTTAACTCTTCATACAATTTTTCTGAAAGCATTAGTGCAGACTTAAGAGTTGAGAAGAATAATTACTCGGATAAAATTCTCAGCACAAATGATTATAACGAAATATTAGCCAGAACAACAATCAGAATTAAATTATAAATAATTTCCACGGAGGCACAAATATGAAAAAACTTATATCACTTGCATTAATTTTAATTTCTATTCAGGTAGCACATTCTCAGAATCAAATTATTTCCAGACTTAAGCAGCCACCACCAAACCGTTTTGGAATTTCTGATTTGTGGTCGATTGACTTGAACAATACTACCAGAAAAGAAATTAAAGGCTACATTGTCGGAACTCTTTCCGAAGATAAAGACGGTTTAATTGTTCAAGCCCGAACAAATTTATTTAATATTAAACCGGGCAACAACACATATACTCAGAAAGATTTTCCAGATGCTGATGTTAATTATTATAACAACAGATATAAAGAAATTCTACTGAGAACAGGTGGAGCACCAGATGGATATTACACAATTTGTATCACAGTATATAATGAATTTGATGAAGTTATCGGTCAGGAAAATTGTATTTATCATAATATCAGACTCGCAGGCAATATCAATTTAATTTCACCGGAAGATGATGCAATCTTAGATTTAGAACAACCTGTTTTATTTAGCTGGACTCCTTTACCAGAGGCAAAATATTATAATTTTAAATTAGTTGAAGTGCTTATGGGTCAATCACCTCTAGTTGCAATTGAGCAAAACAGACCTCTAATTGACAGAAGAATTTCGGGTAGTAATAGTCTTCAGTTAACTCCACAAGAGATAAAATCTTTTTTAAGAGGAATTGAATTGAAAGATATAAGAAGAACATTTGCCTGGAAGGTCTCATCTGGTGAAAGTGAGAGTGATGTTTATGTTTGGAAATGTTGCAAATCAGCAATAACAGACAATTATGAACTTGATTCTTTAGATATAATCGTTTTCAATTTATGTGAATCAAAAGATGATAATGCAGTTGAAAATCCGACTAAAGTTAATTGTGATGATATTGGTAACCTGACCGAAAGTCTCTTAGAAATTTTCAATGACGAAAGTTTTGTGAGCGAATTTAAAAAAGTATT contains:
- a CDS encoding four helix bundle protein, translated to MNKNTNKKYDLEDRLIEFAVLIIKIAENLKNSRAGNHIAGQIVRSGTSPSLNYGEAQSAESLSDFIHKFKILLKELRETRVALKIIKRVPLINDIELVDKGITECNELISIFVKSIDTANKNTKKDKNN
- a CDS encoding pyridoxal-phosphate dependent enzyme, whose amino-acid sequence is MEFKNNILEQIGNTPLIKLNKINKGLKPKIFAKLESANPGGSVKDRIGLAMIEDAEKRGELKPGGTIIEATSGNTGIGLALTAAVKGYKCIFVVTDKVSQEKINYLKALGAEVIVVSRFVDPDDPEYYVNVAKRLHKEIPNSFFAYQYSNPSNPEMHYRTTGPELWRQTDGKITHFISSIGTGGTISGTGRFLKEKNPNIQVIAADPLGSIFKHYKETGELIKGTPYLVEGIGQDCLPANVHFQYIDKIYNISDKESFAAARKLTLEEGIFCGGSTGAIVNVALQVAKDCSEDDVIVFIVCDTGERYLSKMHNEEWLRQNRMLDPEIRVLRDLSDLKKQKGFEEIVSVKENDSIKDVLELISRTGYSNIPVLRGRQSVGCIRENKLLAKLVDDPTLYNAKVKDLMEESLPVIDAKTEISDVKKYLKENSAILVSDFGLITDIITRYDLINLSV